The Polaribacter tangerinus genome has a segment encoding these proteins:
- the tatA gene encoding twin-arginine translocase TatA/TatE family subunit, with product MINLTIYFGFVSGPQIAIILLVVLLLFGGKKIPELMKGLGSGIKEFKNASKEDDTEDKLKEK from the coding sequence ATGATCAATTTAACAATATACTTTGGTTTTGTTAGTGGGCCACAAATAGCCATTATTTTATTGGTAGTACTTTTATTATTTGGAGGTAAAAAGATTCCTGAATTAATGAAAGGTTTAGGAAGTGGTATTAAAGAATTTAAAAATGCTTCTAAAGAAGATGATACTGAAGACAAGTTAAAAGAAAAATAA
- a CDS encoding SPFH domain-containing protein, translating to MIPFVPFIIIIGILVFAAFFMVQQQTAAIIERFGKFQSIRQSGLQLKIPIVDKVAGRLSLKIQQLDVIIETKTLDDVFVKLKVSVQYKVISEKVYDAFYKLDYPHEQITSYVFDVVRAEVPKMRLDDVFVKKDDIAIAVKSELNDAMLDYGFDIIRTLVTDIDPDPQVKIAMNRINAADREKTAAQYEGDAQRILIVEKAKAEAESKRLQGQGIADQRREIARGLEESVEVLNKVGINSQEASALIVVTQHYDTLQSIGSETNSNLILLPNSPQAGSTMLNDMVASFTASNQIGEAMKNNKPKLEE from the coding sequence ATGATACCTTTTGTACCTTTTATTATAATCATTGGAATACTTGTTTTTGCGGCTTTTTTTATGGTTCAACAACAAACTGCTGCTATTATAGAACGATTTGGTAAATTTCAAAGTATTCGCCAATCTGGTCTACAACTTAAAATACCTATTGTTGATAAAGTTGCAGGAAGATTAAGCTTAAAAATTCAGCAATTAGATGTAATTATAGAAACTAAAACATTAGATGACGTATTTGTAAAGTTAAAGGTTTCTGTTCAGTATAAAGTAATTAGTGAAAAAGTATATGATGCGTTTTATAAGTTAGATTATCCGCATGAACAAATAACCTCTTATGTATTTGATGTTGTGAGAGCCGAAGTACCAAAAATGAGGTTGGATGATGTTTTTGTAAAAAAAGATGATATTGCAATAGCCGTAAAATCTGAATTAAATGACGCTATGCTAGACTATGGTTTCGATATCATTAGAACACTTGTTACCGACATTGATCCAGATCCGCAGGTAAAGATAGCTATGAATAGAATAAATGCAGCAGATAGAGAAAAAACTGCTGCACAATATGAAGGTGACGCACAACGAATTTTAATTGTAGAAAAAGCAAAAGCAGAAGCAGAAAGTAAACGATTACAAGGACAAGGTATTGCAGATCAACGAAGAGAAATAGCCCGTGGTTTAGAAGAATCTGTAGAAGTATTAAATAAAGTAGGAATCAATTCTCAAGAGGCATCTGCACTTATTGTTGTAACTCAACATTATGATACTTTACAATCTATTGGTAGTGAAACTAATAGTAATTTAATATTATTACCTAATTCACCACAAGCAGGAAGTACTATGCTAAATGATATGGTAGCAAGTTTCACTGCAAGTAATCAAATAGGTGAAGCAATGAAAAATAACAAACCAAAATTAGAGGAATAG
- the gltX gene encoding glutamate--tRNA ligase: MESNVRVRFAPSPTGPLHIGGVRTALYNYLFAKKHQGTFVLRIEDTDQTRYVANAEKYIIDALNWCNIPFDEGPNKNEKFGPYKQSERKEIYKKYANKLIDTGRAYICFDTSEALDEHRKQHEAAGKTFIYNWHNREKGNLINSLVLTNEEVESRINAGENYVIRFKTPQDRILELKDEIRGEIRINTNTLDDKILFKGDGMPTYHLANIVDDHLMKISHVIRGEEWLPSMPLHVLLYEAFEWETPKFAHLPLLLKPVGKGKLSKRDGDKLGFPVFPLAYENLETREVSRGYKEDGYFADAFVNMLAFLGWNPGTEQELFTLENLIEEFDLKRVSKSGAKFSPEKVSWFQQQYMQTRNDEELTALYLPILKEKGVEKDKEFVKKVVSLIKERAVFVKDFWELSSYFFETPTNYEEKAVKKNWKEGTSELMTELVTIINTIEDFSSENTEKQVKEWISSKEIGFGKVMQPLRLSLVGKLAGPHLFDIIAMIGKKETITRIENATKNL, from the coding sequence ATGGAATCTAATGTTCGTGTACGTTTTGCACCTAGTCCAACAGGACCTTTACATATTGGCGGTGTAAGAACAGCTTTGTATAACTATTTATTTGCAAAAAAACACCAAGGCACATTTGTGCTAAGAATAGAAGATACAGACCAAACAAGGTATGTAGCAAATGCAGAAAAATATATTATAGATGCTTTAAACTGGTGTAATATACCATTTGATGAAGGACCAAATAAAAACGAAAAATTTGGACCATACAAACAGTCTGAACGTAAAGAAATTTATAAAAAATATGCCAACAAACTTATAGATACTGGTCGGGCTTACATTTGTTTCGACACTTCTGAGGCTTTAGATGAACATAGAAAACAACACGAGGCTGCTGGAAAAACATTTATTTATAATTGGCATAACAGAGAAAAAGGAAACTTAATAAACTCTTTAGTATTAACAAATGAAGAGGTGGAAAGTAGAATAAATGCGGGCGAGAATTATGTAATTCGTTTTAAAACACCACAAGACAGAATTTTAGAATTAAAAGACGAAATAAGAGGTGAAATCCGTATAAATACCAATACTTTAGATGATAAAATTTTATTTAAAGGAGATGGAATGCCAACCTATCATTTAGCAAATATTGTAGATGATCATCTCATGAAAATTAGCCATGTAATTAGAGGAGAAGAATGGTTACCTTCTATGCCTTTACATGTATTATTATATGAAGCATTTGAGTGGGAAACTCCAAAATTTGCTCATTTACCGTTGCTTTTAAAACCAGTAGGAAAAGGAAAATTAAGTAAAAGAGATGGCGATAAATTAGGGTTTCCGGTATTTCCGTTAGCCTATGAAAATTTAGAAACTAGAGAAGTTTCTAGAGGTTATAAAGAAGATGGTTATTTTGCAGATGCTTTTGTAAATATGTTGGCTTTCTTAGGATGGAATCCTGGAACGGAACAAGAATTATTTACCTTAGAAAATCTAATTGAAGAATTCGACTTAAAAAGAGTGAGTAAATCTGGTGCTAAATTTAGCCCAGAAAAAGTAAGTTGGTTTCAACAACAATATATGCAAACGAGAAACGATGAAGAATTAACAGCTTTATACCTACCTATCTTAAAAGAAAAAGGTGTGGAAAAAGATAAAGAATTCGTAAAAAAAGTAGTTTCTCTAATAAAAGAAAGAGCTGTATTTGTAAAAGATTTTTGGGAACTTTCTAGCTACTTTTTTGAAACCCCAACTAATTATGAGGAAAAAGCTGTTAAAAAAAATTGGAAAGAAGGAACCTCAGAATTAATGACTGAGCTTGTTACTATTATAAATACTATAGAAGATTTTTCATCAGAAAATACAGAAAAACAAGTAAAAGAATGGATTAGTTCTAAAGAAATTGGTTTTGGAAAAGTAATGCAGCCACTACGATTAAGTTTAGTAGGTAAACTAGCAGGACCACATTTATTTGATATTATTGCTATGATAGGTAAAAAAGAAACCATTACTAGAATAGAAAATGCTACTAAAAATTTATAA
- a CDS encoding heavy metal-binding domain-containing protein — MIITTTPTIENKPATQYLGIVTGETIIGANIFKDFFAGLRDIVGGRSGSYEKVLREAKDSSLKEMEEMAAKLGADAIVGVDLDYETVGPNGGMLMVTASGTAIKY, encoded by the coding sequence ATGATAATTACAACTACACCAACCATAGAAAATAAACCTGCAACACAATACTTAGGTATCGTAACTGGTGAAACTATTATTGGTGCCAATATATTTAAAGATTTTTTTGCAGGTTTAAGAGATATTGTTGGCGGTAGATCTGGTTCTTACGAAAAAGTATTAAGAGAGGCTAAAGATTCCTCTTTAAAAGAAATGGAAGAAATGGCTGCAAAATTGGGCGCAGATGCAATTGTTGGTGTAGACTTAGATTATGAAACTGTTGGACCAAATGGAGGTATGCTTATGGTTACTGCCTCAGGAACTGCTATAAAATACTAA